The Oreochromis aureus strain Israel breed Guangdong linkage group 16, ZZ_aureus, whole genome shotgun sequence genome includes the window aagtaaaagaatCAGTTTGATTATCAGAGCTGGAATTaccacacacagaaacatatcATTATGAggatacacatgcacacacacatagacttCCTGTAATCAAACACCTCTAATGACTTTGTAATgactctatgtgtgtgtgtttgtgtgtgtgtgtgggtgtcatGTTAAGGTGAGCAGTGAGCTTCGCTGCTAAAAGCTTGTATGACACTGAGATCTGATCTGAGAGCAGTTTAATAAAACATGACCAAAACTAACCATCTATTATTTAAAACCAAGGATGAGGCGAGAAGGAGAGGAAACACGACAAGGTGACAAGGAGAGGTTACAAGGTGAAGAAGTGTTGAAACGTTTGTAACATGTTAACGCATCCCTCAGTTTAAAACCCTTACATCTGACTACTTGTTGCCATATGCTAGTTAGTTTGTTAAGTACTTCATTCAGCAAAAATACCCAGCTCTGCTGTTAATATTGATTAATAGACAATTAATAtaaatattcatattaatgtgTAGACCATGCCTATTCatcaatatttctttttttaatttatttctctCTATTTAATCATCTGTAATAGTTTTCAAAACATGCAGTGTAAAAGCCTCAGACAGACAGCATGTAGTTAGCAATGAGATCACATGTGAGTTATGCCCTTTAGCATTCATGTTTATCATATTAAAGTCTattgcagccattcccaaaGTCAAGAGAGCTGCAGCAaccttaaaaaacagaaaatcccaTGGGGCCCATGCaatcttaaatcttcactcaaaataCAAGAGAAAGTATACGAGTAGAAACAACTattcaaaaaacacacaactatTATTGCTAATGCTACCGAGTCATATGGAAAGTGTTAAGGCCAATGTGTGACCCAGCTCCCACTGGGAGAAATTACAAGTGAAACAAATTTAAGAGTAATAATCAATATTACTAATTACCTCCTAATACTAGTTTTAATTCACCTTTTATATAGATAAATTTGTTTATGGATTTATTATTTAGATAAATCCACATGTAACTTAACATTAAcgttaataataaacacatgcaTAAGAAATGATGTCACCTCAGTCTGAGCCTGCTGGATGAAGTCACAGCATTCCTGGAGGTGAGGGAGGAGATCGGTGTCGGGATGATCCAGAATACTGACAGTCTTATAGATGAACAGGTCCGGAAAGACATTCTCCACCCCAAAGGCCACATTCAGGATGTGAGACACCTGAGGAGGATGACGTTTCACTATCACTATACTGATATTCATAAAATGAAGCTTACCTGTGACTACACAGTCAGATAAACAGAGAAACTGGAACAGAAACATAATTTTGCTTTGATAGTAGTGACTGAAACTAACTCCTTGCTTGTAGGAAAAGAAGCTCACCTTGTGTTTTCTCAGCGTGCCAAAGTCATGTGCAGCATCCTGagaacctgcacacacacatacataaaactAGTTAGTGTGCGGTTTGACTCTCTCCAGGGTGCCGAATGAAAAACCTGCTGTGTGTATGCCCCAGCATCTACTGCAGGTCATGGGGTCATCAATGGTCTCCCACTAAATCAGTGAGCTCCGGGGTCACGTCTCCTCCTGTCCCTCGCATGTAGGGGCTCAAATTACGAGCTCAGAGGTTATCGGCACTGCTGGGCTGAAGGGGACATCCAGGACAGGACATGGGGAGGAGATGGGCTCATCTGCTTAATTTTTTTGTACTTCCTAAATTCATATCTAGGTGTTTATTCTGCAAGTGctaaaaactaataataaataGTGAGGATAATTGTATTTATACATTGTAATTTTCAGTCAAAACAAAGCCTCTAAAAGGGGAGCACTTCCCCTTAGTacctttgcattttttttccagattaTTTGGCCTTTGTGTTGCTCCAGTCTCCAGGAGTTCCTATGTGGATTGAGTCTTTCTGGGTGTCTGTTATTGTAATCCAAAATTGGCTCTATAATGTTGAATCAGGGCTCGCTGGGTGCCACATTATCCATTACCAGACTCTTGTCTTTATAGTTGTATAGGAACAGCTTAAATTAGCTGCTGTTTCTGTCCTCtaaacctctctctctctctctgtagagTCACTGATGGTTGATTCATctaaaattgttttgtttttttaatttcctcacTTTTTTGGCACAAGCTGAATAAGCAGGAATCTCATGTTTCCAAAGAGACACAAAATCTCTGTCTGTTTCCAAACACATCCTCCTCTATCACCATGTTTTCCACTCACCTCAGCTTTTCACTTGGCTGTCCAACAGAGGAAAATGCCAGTAAAATGCTGAACCCCTTTTAACCAAATGAAATCACAGCCTAGTGTTTTACAGTGGTCGTACTCTTTAATATTTCCAGGTATTGAGACAAGCGTTATTTGTTTAGGTTACTCACCCAGTAGGAGGAAGGGCTTGACAATGCCAACCTGCAGGTCCCAGGAAGTGTCAGGGACATATCCCAGCATCTTCTCTGAAGGGGGAGCAGGGTCTTCGACCACAGTGATTGTTGAACCCTTCCAAGTCTCAATGATGCGACGGCCACTCAGTGAGGTCACACGGGTGCACTGCTTCCTCAGCCGCGTCCGAGAGAAATTTTGGATCTCCTCGGTCAAGGACTGCATGCTCAGACTGACCTGGACTGCACCTGAAAGATAAATGGaaattaatatttcaaataaCTCCATGTCATCTGTTTAGAGAACCGGATGTGTACAAATGGGCTTACAGTTTCCTGCTGTCTGAGGCAAGCTGTTTTGTAAAATCCCTGCATCGTTTTAGAAGAATAGAAAGCACATTTTTCCAAGCCATTTAAATGATTTACATCTTTGATGACAGGGAATGGGAGCGCAGAGAGGATAGCAAGATCAGAAAGTACTGACACAGACTAGCTGAATAAGAAAGCACCTCCCCTTAAGTTTGCTCATGTCTTTTGAGCTAAGGACCATAAATAAGCTCtttgaattttaatttttaatgaatGTAACACTGTGGCTTAACAAGAAACCCCTGGATCACTTACAAGTGGTCTTAATAGCTGCTGTAAAGCTTTTTAATTAGGTCCTCTATAAGGTTTCATGTGACACTGATCTTGATTTCTTTTCTGTCTCCCCATCAGGTTCAGAACTCAGTTTATAATCCTGCTGATGGAGCACAATCATGCAATGATTCCCCAATACTCCCACATCACCACCAGTTACTGATGTTTACTGAATAGAAAGAAACAGCTGTTTACAgttcatatttcattttatttattttgtcttctaaattattttatttggctCACTATTTTGTCCATTTTGATCATTATGCCCCAGAAAGGTCCAGTTTAAATTTGGTTGTGTACTTAAACCTCTGGACCATTTTGGTTCAAATTGACATAATTGACTCTGGCTGTGATTATCATCCTCCATCTTTGGATTTCAGGTTAACCATGCTTTCTCCAACTCACTTTGATTGTGTGGTGTGCCTCAGGGCTTTGTTATGGGTCCTAGATTGCTTCCGCTTCAGCACATAATTTGTAGAAGTACAGTTTGAGAGGTGTTATCACATCTGTTTCACTTTCCAAATATGGCTAAACTATCTTTTCTGTGCTGTCAAAAATCAGAAAGCCAGTAATTTCCTTTTTGTGTCCTTATGTGTGACCTTGCTGATTTTGTCACTGCATCCTGTTTCATTTAGCTTTACATGTTTCACAGGTTTCACAAGTCCACGGGTTTCTTATAACTTCACTACtgatgttttcattcatgataGCCTGATAGCCTGATAGCCtgattcatttgaaagcctgatacttagccttgtccaccctaAAACCAGTATTATTTGTTATCATCGTCCAGCTGgaccttacacagagtttctgtccaatttttcagactttttatctgatttagtgctcagctcagataaaataattattgtggatGATTTTAACATGACAGCCTCAACACGACATTTAATCGGTTATTAGACTCAAtcggcttctctcaaaatgtaaaagaacccacccacctctttagatcttgttttaacatatggcatagaaaatgaacatttagtaatgtttcctgaaaaccctctgctgtctgatcatttcctgataacatttacatttacaataattgattacacagcagtggagagtagactttatcacagtagatgtctttctgaaagtgctgtaactaagtttaagaatataatccacccactgttatcatcttcaatgccctgtaccaacacagagcagagcagctacctgaacgctactccaacagaggtcgattatcttgttaataattttacctcctcactacgtacgattctggatactgtagctcctgtgaaaactaaggcctcaaatcagaagtacttgactcccTGGTATAACTCTCATGCGTATACCTTAAAGCACATAACTCATAAGCTGGAGAGAAAATGGCGTGTCACAGATTTAGAAGATCAttatttagcctggagaaatagtttgttgctttaaaaGAAAGTACCCcgtaaagccagaacatcttactattcatcactgattgaagaaaataagaacaaccccagatttctcttcagcactgtagccaggctgacaaaaagttagagcactgttgagccaaccatccctttaacgttaactagtaatgacttcatgaatttctttacaaataaaattttaaccattaggtaaaaaattactcataatcatctcacagatgtaatatcatctacagctacttttagtaccattgatattcatttagactctttttctccaattgatttttctgagttaacttcaataattaattcctccaaaccatcaacgtgtcttttagaccccattcctacaagactgctcaaagaagtcctgccattaattaattcttcaatcttaaatatgatcaacctatctctaataatcagctatgtaccacaggccttcaagctggctgtagttaaactgTTACTTGAAAAtacatctctagacccagctgtcttagctaattataggccaatgtccaactttcctttcatcgcaaaaatccttgaaagagtagttgtcaaacagctaacagatcatctgcagaggaatggctcatttgaagagtttcagtcaggtttcagagctcatcacagcacagaaacagctttagtgaaggttacaaatgatcttcttgtggcctctgacagtggactcatctctgtgcttgtcctgctagacctcagtgcagcgttcgatcctcctcctcacatacaaggtcttaaataatcagaccCTATTTTGCTCACtatgtatagcactttactcagtccctaaggaccccaaagcactttacactacattcagtcattcacacactggtaatggcaagctacattgtagccacagctgccctggggcgcaccgACAGAGGCGAGGCTACCAGGCACTggcaccaccaccagtaggcaaaaatggggttagtatcttgcccaaggatatttggcatgcagccaggaggcagcctgggatcgaaccaccaaccttctgattagtggctgacctgctctgccacctgagttACAGCCATCCCTattagttagggctggatccggtgaccctgaatcctccctaaGTTATGCTGCAAagggtgtaggctgctgggggattcccatgatgcactgagtatttcttcctcagtcacctttctcgctcactatgtgttaatagacctctctgcattgaatcatacttgttattaacctctgtctctcttccacagcatgtctttcatcctgttttccttctttcaccccaaccggtcgcagcagatggccgcccctccctgagcctggttctgccggaggttccttcctgttaaaagggagtttttccttcccactgtcaccaaagtgcttgctcatagggggtcatttgattgttgggtttttgatgtattattgtagggtctaccttacaatttaaagcaccttgaggtgacagttgttgtgattgggcactgtacaaataaaattgaattgaattttcacACATTAAATGGAAAATTCTTGTGATAACTTTTAGAATTAAGTGTGGCTGGACAGTTATTAGAGAGCTACTGCTAACATTATGTCTCCATCAGGACGTCAGGGCTATCATATCAAAATCTGCCAGTTGCTCTTCAGCCTAGACTCAAAATTGTGACTGTGGCTGTGAAGTCCCTGAACTTTATAAATCCAACTGTGACTTTATAATTACCATTTGCATTTCTGCATGACTTCTgatctaaacaaaaaaaaaaaaaaaaaaaaaaaaaaatgcaggagctttttaaaaattttggtTCAGAAATAAATTTCCCCATCAGGCTGAACTAAAAAATGTTAGTTATCTTTTAAAGGGGATCCATTTCTTAATTTCCAATTATATGTTTTATGCTTACTCTACTAGTTTACCTGATTCAAAGTTGagaataatccttatttattttatactgCCGTTGGTGCAGCCTTTCAGATAATCCTTTCTCTAAAACAAGCCATTTTAATCCCTTTCCCTTTAGGGCCACACACACTTGGTTTTTCTctgactttcttctgattggctaccACTTGCAAACTAAAGGTTTAAAAACAGCCTGAGCTATGTGTCTGAGAAGATCAGGCAGGTCATGCAGACCTATCCTCACACAAATAAATGAGAGTGCTCAGATCAGGTAGTCCCTGTGAGCTGTTAGCTCACAAGGACTACCTGCCCTTACCCTGACATCATGATAAGCAAAATAACACATCTAATTTAAATATGCAAATTATTATctaattcaaatattttttaaaatcaactaTTTAGGTTCTGTCCACCTTGGTTTATTAGGTGGCTTAAATTTGTTTTGGATAATCTGACCTAATCATAATGTTAATTTCCTCACCTTGGAACAACAACCAGCACATACATGCTCTGTAATAACATGCACTATCTTTATACAGTACCTGTCTCCTCTGATTGTTGTAATTCAGTTCAGCTTGTATTAGTTTCTCTCAAGGTAGTCTAGCTTAAATGCCAGAAACCAGAGAAGGCGAAGGATCCAGTTCAGtttgcagaagaaaaacagatgcGTCCCttcgtcatcttttttttcacagtagACATGCAGTGTGGTTCAGATGCCTAATACTGACTAAACCTGGTTCCCGTTAGGTCAGGAACTCTGCTGGAGGTGAGCTGCTGCTGTGTAACACGAAACCTGCCGCCTGTCTGAATTTCACCTGTGCACTCTAACAATGACACATTTACCAAgtgcataacaaacaaacaaacaaacaaacaaaaaaaaaacttagacTTTACCCCAATCCTTTTCATTTTTCCTATGTACTAAATGAATaaattctctttcctgttttgttGCCTCGCTTTAATCTAGAGCACATGCAGATaaagaaaaatggcaaaatgTATACTTTTCTATATGATTATATGATAAAATTACAGAAGTAATGTCAGAATATTTTCAAGGAAGTGAGTAAAAAATGACTGGTAGTGTTGGTGTTGGATGTTGTTTCTTACTTTTtcactagagggagccacatATTTGCTTTTGTTAAGCAGCATTAATGAAAAACTACTTCAAATCTGTTGCAGCACCCAACGAACTGTTAAAATAAAGAGCTACAGCGATGTTTTTAATCTGATAAAGGCAGTTAGAATGAATTGTCAAATGAATAATAAGTAGAACACTTATAAAGACACCAGAATGCTTCTGATTTGTGGCAGCTGAACATACAAAACTCTGTCTGTGTACTTTTTATCAAATTGCAGGCAGGTGTGTCAGTAAAGTCAGCAAATCAACAATCTGACATTCACACGGACAGATGTGGCTTTTAAACTATTAAGTCATCTAAATCGGTGATGTCAACGTCATTTTACATCACGGGCCACAAATAGCCCACTCTGATCTGTGCAGACATATCCCTGAAACATCActgtataagaaaaagaagtgcagtttcaataaaatgtctcttttttataacatgataaagaaatggtGCTGTAGTACATTTAGATGTGTCAGATAAACTGTCAGCTAAATTCTTTGGACTTAAATTGtccaaaaataaatgtttcaaattaCAGAGAAAGTTCTGGTGTTTTGTTAATGGTAATTATAAAATGGAAAgatgtaaaattttatttacttatttattttaccatgaaaacgttttgttttttttaaaaaccctgaTATTTCTACAGTAGATggtggaaaaaacagaaactttcctGTCACTTTGCTGTTAATTGTTTATTCATCACTGTACTATGAATGGCTGTGGGGGAGATCTTCATCTATAGGACATCAAAGTATATGAAAGTACAGGTAAAATCCTAAAATGTATGCCCCCCTTCACACTGGACTGCTTTTTCAGCTTATTTACCAGCCATAAAGAAGGTTTCTACTATCAAACTACAACTTTACTCTGGTGTTAGTCTGTCATCAGTTAGCCGACTGCAGCTGGTCCAAAACCCTGCAGCACGGTTACTAACTGGCACACACAAGCGAGACCACATATCTCCCATACTGGCATCCTTTCACTGGCTGCCAGTTAGTTTTCGAAttaattttaagattttattatttgtttttaaggcGTTGCATGGGTTAGCACGCTCATACCTTTCTGATGTTTTAAACTGGTACACTCCTGCAAGATCACTGAGGTCTGCGGATCAAATGCTCCTGGTTGTCCCGAGGTCCAGATTAAAGTACAGAGGAGATCGGGCCTTTGCTGTGACTGCTTCTAAATTGTGGAACAAACTGCTCCTTCAAATCAGGACCTCCCCAACATTGGACACTTTCAAAACCTGTCTGAAACCCCACTTTTATTCCTTGGCTATTAAATCAGAGTTTGTACtacttttatttatcttatttcttactCAAATCTCCTAATTTTATGATTATTTCCTTAACTTTTACCATGTCTTCCtatgtttttatatcttttgattatcttaaatgtacagcactttggtcaacagtTGTTgcttaaatgtgctatataaataaatttgactttgacTACAATCTTGCTGATAGATGAAACTGCATTGTGGGTAATGTAGGCAATGCTGTCAACAAGTAAGAAGATCATATGAAAGCAAAAAGGCCACTTTTTCTGATTCTGCtgcagttactttttaaaactatCCATCATGAATCTGACAGTGTCGTGGGAGTGCGATGTGAAATCAGTTCTCCTTTAACACCCCCGTGACTTCTCCTTAAACACCACCCTCAGGGCAATGCTCACGTTTTTAGCTCCAATTTCAGGCTCTGTAGCAAAATCAGTAATCATTCCAGATTACTTTCAGTCCTTTGCAAtaccatctgtgtgtgtgtgtgtgtgtgtgtgtgtgtgtgtgtgtgtgtgtgtgtgtgtgtgtgtgtgtgtgtgtgtgtgtgtgtgtgtgtgtgtgtgtgtgtgtgtgtgtgtgtgtgtgtggatgtacTTGTGTGTGCGGTgtgcacatctgtgtgtgtgtgtgtgtgtgtgtgtgtgtgtgtgtgtgtgtgtgtgtgtgtgtgtgtgtgtgtgtgtgtgtgtgtgtgtgtgtgtggacagctGCAGTCTTATTTTTGTTGGAAAAGATTCTGGTAGTTTCCAAGAATATGTCCACATACGGAGAGAACGAGTTTTCTTTTGGCTGAAATTTTCATTCCCTCAGCACACATGTTAGTGtggctatctttgtgaggaccctCAGTGACAGCAGCATTCCCACGCACCTAAACCTCATTCTAACCTGGACCCCT containing:
- the dusp19a gene encoding dual specificity protein phosphatase 19a — encoded protein: MQSLTEEIQNFSRTRLRKQCTRVTSLSGRRIIETWKGSTITVVEDPAPPSEKMLGYVPDTSWDLQVGIVKPFLLLGSQDAAHDFGTLRKHKVSHILNVAFGVENVFPDLFIYKTVSILDHPDTDLLPHLQECCDFIQQAQTEKGVVLVHCNAGVSRAPAVVIGYLMSCDGQSFDAALSLVKSARPTSSPNPGFLEQLRNYKTPATNGS